In a genomic window of Aeromicrobium panaciterrae:
- a CDS encoding diacylglycerol kinase, translated as MTLRVVQWSTGNVGRHAIAGIDARPDLELVGLWVSNPDKVGQDAGQLAGLGRDLGVLATNSVDEILALKPDCVVNCAMADDRLFEAIADLELLLAAGINVVSSGPVFLQFPAGPALGMAEGVKKAAVAGGVSLYVNGVDPGFANDVLPLVLTSVSERIDQVRCSEVLNYNTYNQRMIVFDVMGFGMPMDHVPMLLQPGILSMAWGSVVHQIAAGLGLELDSVEEFYERLPATETFDIDCGTIEEGTVAGLHFEVRGIVNGKQVVVLEHVTRVHDEIGPDWPQPAGLGCYRVEIKGEPNYTLDLQLLGTDGDHNTAGLKATAMRLVNSVPAVVAAQPGLVTALDLPLVTGKGLVVT; from the coding sequence ATGACCCTGCGCGTCGTCCAATGGAGCACCGGCAACGTCGGTCGTCATGCCATCGCCGGCATCGATGCTCGCCCCGATCTCGAGCTCGTCGGCCTTTGGGTCTCAAACCCCGACAAGGTCGGCCAGGATGCCGGACAGCTCGCTGGCCTCGGCCGCGACCTGGGTGTGCTCGCGACCAACAGCGTCGACGAGATCCTGGCGCTCAAGCCCGACTGTGTCGTCAACTGCGCCATGGCCGACGACCGTCTCTTCGAGGCTATCGCCGACCTCGAGCTGCTCCTGGCTGCTGGCATCAATGTTGTCTCGAGCGGACCGGTCTTCCTGCAGTTCCCTGCGGGGCCGGCGCTCGGCATGGCTGAAGGCGTGAAGAAGGCTGCCGTCGCCGGCGGTGTCTCGCTGTACGTCAACGGTGTCGACCCGGGCTTCGCCAACGATGTGCTCCCGTTGGTGCTGACCAGCGTCAGCGAGCGCATCGATCAGGTGCGCTGCTCCGAGGTGCTCAACTACAACACCTACAACCAGCGCATGATCGTGTTCGACGTCATGGGCTTTGGCATGCCGATGGATCACGTCCCGATGCTGCTGCAGCCGGGCATCCTGTCGATGGCGTGGGGCAGCGTCGTGCATCAGATCGCCGCCGGACTCGGTCTCGAGCTCGACAGCGTCGAGGAGTTCTACGAACGCCTTCCCGCGACTGAGACGTTCGACATCGACTGCGGAACCATCGAAGAGGGGACCGTCGCCGGTCTGCACTTCGAAGTACGCGGCATCGTCAACGGCAAGCAGGTCGTCGTCCTGGAGCACGTCACCCGCGTCCACGACGAGATCGGTCCCGACTGGCCGCAGCCTGCCGGCTTGGGTTGTTACCGCGTCGAGATCAAGGGCGAGCCCAACTACACACTCGACCTGCAGCTGCTCGGAACCGACGGCGACCACAACACCGCCGGCCTCAAGGCAACGGCGATGCGCTTGGTCAACTCTGTTCCGGCTGTGGTCGCAGCTCAGCCGGGACTCGTCACCGCACTCGATCTGCCGCTCGTGACTGGCAAGGGATTGGTTGTCACGTGA
- a CDS encoding TetR family transcriptional regulator, whose translation MTSVTETTPGSNAQRERRRRILDATITLADSGGFDAVQMRAVADNADVALGTLYRYFPSKIHLLVTALGRQFDRAEEQSRNRQVPGDTPHERVMYILGHTTTALQQQPELTEALTRAFMFADASVADEIHFVGMKLTAMITRAIDGTEENREPTDEDTAIVRVISDVWFTALMGWVTGRTPAEDVTKSVDVAVRLLLR comes from the coding sequence ATGACCAGCGTGACGGAGACAACTCCCGGCTCCAACGCTCAGCGTGAGCGCCGCCGCCGCATTCTCGACGCCACGATCACTCTCGCCGACTCGGGCGGGTTCGACGCAGTCCAGATGCGGGCCGTCGCTGACAACGCTGATGTCGCACTCGGAACGCTCTACCGCTACTTCCCGTCCAAGATCCATCTCCTGGTCACCGCCCTCGGTCGCCAGTTCGACCGGGCCGAAGAGCAGTCGCGCAACCGGCAAGTTCCCGGCGACACCCCGCACGAGCGCGTCATGTACATCCTTGGCCACACGACCACGGCTCTTCAGCAGCAGCCCGAACTCACAGAGGCACTGACTCGCGCCTTCATGTTTGCCGACGCCTCAGTCGCCGACGAGATCCACTTCGTCGGTATGAAGCTGACCGCCATGATCACCCGCGCGATCGACGGCACCGAAGAGAACCGTGAGCCGACCGACGAGGACACGGCAATCGTCCGCGTCATCAGCGACGTCTGGTTCACCGCGCTCATGGGCTGGGTTACCGGCCGCACCCCGGCAGAAGACGTGACCAAGTCGGTCGACGTCGCCGTACGCCTGCTCCTGCGCTAG
- a CDS encoding SDR family oxidoreductase, with product MVLERFRLDDRVAVVTGAGRGIGAASALALAEAGADIVLAARTEDQLKEVATQIEALGRKAVIVAADLQDLDQVAALAQTAVDSFGRLDIIVNNVGGSMPKEFIKTNVAAMEGAFHFNVSTAHALTRAAVPHLLKGDGGSVVNISSVMGRVSGRGYLAYGTAKAALAHWTRLAARDLSPRIRVNAIAVGSVATSALELVTGDEGLTAQMESNTPLRRIGDPDDIAATVLFLASPAGAYLTGKIIEVDGGIDQPNLDMGFPDLGVPE from the coding sequence ATGGTGCTTGAAAGATTCCGTCTGGACGACCGCGTAGCCGTCGTCACCGGAGCCGGCCGAGGGATCGGAGCCGCTAGTGCTCTCGCTCTCGCAGAAGCCGGCGCCGACATTGTCCTTGCCGCTCGAACTGAAGATCAGCTCAAGGAGGTAGCCACCCAAATTGAGGCCCTCGGTCGCAAGGCGGTCATCGTCGCTGCCGATCTGCAGGATCTCGACCAGGTCGCTGCCCTTGCGCAGACTGCGGTCGACTCGTTTGGCCGCCTCGACATCATCGTCAACAACGTTGGTGGCTCGATGCCGAAGGAGTTCATCAAGACCAACGTCGCCGCAATGGAAGGCGCGTTCCACTTCAACGTCTCGACGGCTCACGCCCTGACGCGTGCTGCTGTGCCGCACCTGCTCAAAGGCGATGGCGGCTCCGTCGTCAACATCTCGTCCGTTATGGGGCGAGTCAGCGGTCGCGGCTACCTCGCGTACGGCACGGCCAAGGCTGCGCTCGCGCACTGGACGCGCCTCGCCGCTCGTGACCTCTCACCCCGCATCCGCGTCAACGCCATCGCCGTCGGATCCGTCGCGACCTCCGCCCTGGAGCTCGTGACCGGAGACGAAGGCTTGACGGCACAGATGGAGTCCAACACTCCGCTGCGCCGCATCGGCGATCCCGATGACATTGCAGCCACTGTGCTGTTCCTCGCCAGCCCCGCCGGCGCTTACCTCACCGGCAAGATCATCGAGGTCGACGGCGGCATCGATCAGCCCAACCTCGACATGGGCTTCCCCGACCTAGGAGTACCCGAATGA